One window of Nymphaea colorata isolate Beijing-Zhang1983 chromosome 11, ASM883128v2, whole genome shotgun sequence genomic DNA carries:
- the LOC116264640 gene encoding uncharacterized protein LOC116264640, with protein MASSDEPNVSERKLKDHEKKEEDKDEHGGFIDKVKDFIHTIGERIEETIGFGKPTADVTAIHIPTINLKKADIVVDVLVTNPNPIPIPLIDIDYLVESDGRKLVSGLIPDAGTIHAHGSETVKIPVSLVYDDIKQTYDDIKPGSIIPYRVKVSLIVDVPVFGRITIPLEKTGEIPVPYKPDVDLEKIRFGKFSFEETVAILHLKVENKNDFDLGLNKLDYEMWLADVSIGGAELAESKTIDKNGNTLIEIPITFRPKDFGGALWDMIRGRGTGYSMKGNLDVDTPFGPMKLPFNKEGGTTRLKKTKDNGEEEDDED; from the exons ATGGCATCATCCGATGAACCAAACGTGTCAGAGAGGAAGCTCAAAGATCacgaaaaaaaggaggaagacaAAGATGAGCATGGCGGGTTCATTGACAAGGTCAAGGATTTCATCCACACCATTGGGGAGAGGATTGAGGAAACTATTGGTTTTGGAAAGCCGACTGCAGATGTCACTGCGATTCACATTCCAACCATCAATCTGAAGAAGGCTGACATTGTTGTAGATGTGCTTGTAACAAATCCGAATCCCATTCCTATCCCATTGATCGATATAGACTACCTTGTTGAGAGTGATGGGAGAAAGCTTGTTTCTGGGTTGATCCCTGATGCGGGGACTATCCACGCCCACGGTTCTGAAACAGTTAAGATACCTGTCTCTCTGGTCTATGATGACATCAAACAAACATATGATGACATCAAGCCTGGAAGCATAATTCCTTACAGAGTGAAGGTTTCTCTCATTGTTGATGTCCCTGTTTTTGGCCGGATCACAATCCCATTAGAGAAGACTGGCGAGATTCCAGTGCCATACAAGCCTGACGTTGATCTAGAAAAGATCAGATTCGGCAAGTTTTCATTTGAAGAAACTGTTGCTATTCTGCATTTGAAGGTTGAGAACAAGAATGACTTTGATTTGGGCCTCAACAAGCTTGACTATGAGATGTGGCTTGCTGATGTTAGCATTGGAGGTGCAGAGCTTGCGGAGTCTAAGACAATAGACAAGAACGGTAATACACTGATAGAGATCCCCATCACATTTCGTCCAAAGGACTTTGGAGGTGCACTCTGGGATATGATCAGGGGCAGAGGAACTGGATACTCCATGAAGGGGAATCTTGATGTTGACACACCCTTTGGACCCATGAAGCTACCCTTTAACAAGGAGGGTGGCACCACTCGTCTCAAGAAAACGAAAGATAATGGTGAAGAGGAGGATGATGAG GACTGA